DNA sequence from the Pseudochaenichthys georgianus chromosome 8, fPseGeo1.2, whole genome shotgun sequence genome:
CTGCACAGAGCCCTGGGTAAAGCTGTTAAAGCTTCTCAACAAACACATGCCATGGTGATCCTTTTGCCATTTCCTGTTACATTATCCACCCTCCTTGTAAATGTTTATTCTGTTATGAAAGGAACAGCTACAAAGTATGTAAGTTACCATAAACAGGTTTTAATAAGTTCACATACAATTATAGTTTTATAAATCCAACTACAAAATCAAATTGCTTTCAGAGGATATGTTACACAACTTAATTgcacaattaaacaaagtatgtTTCGCAACAGATTACCACATTCCAGTCAGATTTATGAAACGGGAAAGCATTAGTTAATAGTGCAAACACAATGGAAACATTATAAACCCTACCTCGGCTATAAACTATCTACACTCAATCCTTGCCTATCATTAACCAACCATCGGTTGTCATCAAAAGATACATTTCACTTTGGGATTTGGACTTCAAAGAAATGTAGCCAGAATGTTTTGGTATCTCTTTCAGCTAGAAGGCGAAGTCATTGCTTCTCTGTACAGAAACATGCATGCCACTCTTTCTCTTGATTGTGTTTTGGAGTAAAGATACAAGTGAGCAAGTTTTGGTTGACAGTGAGAAGTTCTAAGGCACAAAACAAACTGAAGGCTCCTGGTCCAACCTCCAGACAAAAACAGACCTATGAGAGGAGCTGGGTCACATAACTGCAAACTCCATATTGCTACAGGGATGACTTTTATTTGAAGGCTATCCCAGAAGTAAGCATTTCCCTGGTTAATGGCTTTTGGGATTGTCGCAGAAAAGAAGAACTGTGACAAACAAAACCTAATGATACTTCACGTTTTGTTTAAAGGTAACCATTGACTTTAAGACGAGGGAACTCATTTCCAGGTTTAAGGACTCATTCCAGCAGCACTCTAATGATGGGGATTTATCACAGTGTAATTGCTTCAAGCCTTTTACTAAGGAAGAGAAAGTTAAGATACATCTGATACAAGGAATCCTGAGGAGAGAACAAAGTGTATGGGGCACTGCCATGGATTCACGCTGACGTCATGTGACCGTCCTTAAGATGGCAAGGAATCAGCTGAACATGGCAGAGATCTTCCACCTCCCCGATTCAGAGAGGGGGCTCTGGCTCGAGGCATCATCGTGCCTTGGTCCATCTATAGAGACAGGTAATGGATCATTTCAGCACACGTGGCAAAGAAAGTAGTGGTGTAAATATTGTCGATTCACTCACCTTAGTCAGACCCTTGGCAATCAGGGCAATTTCAGTAGGCTGGTACAAATAACTTCGTAGGTGACCATTATAAGCACCATACGGAGACACTGGTTTTGTGGGtactggtaaaaaaaaaaggtggaTGAGGATATAAATATAAGAGTTTGTTGTGATGGTCTTTTAGTCCATTTTAGACTTAATGATCTCCACATTAAAACATGTCAAAGACATTGTTTAAACATTATGGTCTGAAACAACACACTCAAACTGGCCAGCTAATTGAATCAATATTTGCTGCCTCTTAGGATAAATGGGAAGCCTTGCGCACATTTGATATTGTAAAACCTTAAATGCATGCTCGAACAGTTTTCCTTATGTTTACTAACCCTATACTCTTCCTATCTACTTTCTGTTTGGCTCATGCTCTGCCAGCGGTATTGAACCTCATCTGAGTAGTGTTTCACATGGTGATGTATAAAAAGTAGTACATGATTGTATGCCAATGTAAAACCTCCAAGCTATGCAAATACATGACATTTTAAAGAATATGTAACTGTTATGTTGGTGTGCCTCGTAATGTTGGCCAATGACACAACCCTCAATAAGTAGACTTTTGTCCTAACAATGGGGGTATGCTTCCTGAATggcactttttttatttgatccTATAAGTAGTTTTCTATTTGCAGTGGCACATGCAGGTCAATGCCAGAGAGAACGAGGCATGTCACAATACAGCTTTTATAGCAATAACACATTTGCATGGAAGGCCATAAGTAACCACCCTTTAGCAACACATTTGACAGCTACAGTACACAGCAAAACTATTGCTACCCTTAGCTGTTCTTGCGAAATAGGAATTACAACATTCATTAATTGCATCTTTTCCTCTGTTACTAGAGGCAGTAGCAGATTAACACTTTTTACCATTATCTACATTCTACACGGTTGCGCTTTATTATGTGAATTATTTACTTGTGTTTGGTTGTATGACTGCTGCAAGCTGAAGAAAGGGGGCTGCCCTTATGTGCAAGTTTAAATCATTTAATTGGATTGCTGTcttgatgttttttttgttttttgaaaGATTCTGCCCCCATTCAAATGTATTGGACTAACGGCGTCCGTAATGTGTCATGCTTTACCTGCCGGAGGCTCGTCCATTGTGAAGGCTTTATTCTCCATGTACACATTCTGGTGGGGTGTCTCCGGCTCTTTCAGGATGTTGTCATAAACCAGGCTACTGGCAGGATAAACATGATCTCCATCGACTGGCCGCTCCTGATCTGGGTCCTCCTGGGTCAGTAGGCAGATTTCTGGAATGGCATAGAGGAAAAGGAACACCCATGCATTTGACACTACAGCTATGGCCAGAGTAGGATCATCCCAGCTGGGATTCCCGACGACCCTGTTCCCATGGATGTACATGACAATCCAAGTTACCCAGATAGCCAAGGTGAAGATCCCGGTGACTAGGATGAAGGCTCCGTCTCGGCGCCACTGCTTGTGCTTGTGTGTCAGCGAAGGCACGGCGATCAGCACCGCAGCTATCACCAGAACCATCACATAGACAAGTGCGCTCACAAAGTCCTGGTTAGCAATGTTACAGGACACATCAGGGGTCATGACACCTCCAGGTCCAGGTGGGCTCCTCCAAACAGTGATGATAAGCCACTCAGTGTTGATGATGACCTCCACCATCCACAGACCCAGGGCTCCCAGGCATAACATCCAGCCCCTGGGACCCCTGTCGCTACGCTTCAACAGGGCGAGCCATAACCCATGCATCACCAGGCAGGCTAGACAGCCTGAAAACAGCACTCCAAAGAGAAACCTCCGTGCAGCACAGTTGATGGAGTACTGACCCACAATAAAGGCAAAAGTGAGTCCAAAGAGTCCCAAAGTGAAGACTAGAATGCCGGCCTGCAGAGCCACCATACCcttcctcttcttgtctgtcacaaacGGTATGCTGGCCATGAGGATGACCAAGAGAATGAAAGAAGTCACTAtaccagcagcagcaacagcctcCACCACGACCCCCCACACTGTGGTCAGGTCACACAGGTTGTAATATATGGAGCTGATACTTGAGCCACATCCCTTTGGAGGACTGGTCGGTTCCatggctttaatgttcaaaaggtgCTGCAACAGAATAAATATTAAACATGCAAACATTGATATTTTTGATATGCAAAACAATTATTCTTTGCAGTTCAATGGAATTCATAGGCTAGTATTTGCATCCATGATTAGTATGGAAAGACAAACTACTGACTTTCATACATCCATCAAAACAAATGGTTCCCATTAATATTACTATGTCATGCCGCAGTAAAGGTTCTTGACTATACTGAGCCAGTTGTGGTCTTTTATAGCCTACCTAATTGCTGTCaacttaaattaattaattagagTCTCTGGAGAATCCAAAAATATACAGAAAATAGTTTTTCATAACATGTTCTCAGTCTAGCTTTCCAATTTTCAGCAGTATCATTTTAACATTATAGGCGCAATGTATTTCAGAAAACTGAAAATAGCGTAAAACTGATCGAAGGACAGTGTCAGGTTATAGCCTACTACCGCTCATTTAAAATTGTAGTGATGTAGTCTTAACACAAGCCTTTAAGTGCACTACTCCcgtgcattttttatttatttatttatggaaggaccatgcatacaaaaacattaatctcagcaaagagaagagatgcaatatgcatgattatagctaatagctaatttccatctgtggtcctcagacaggttcataacaatcaataaacaaatgataacattgcatgatctctatcagtcaaacaattttaaaacctgatttaaatacagctcaataaattaatacatagtacacttgaaatacacttacatgatctcggtcactcaaataattacaaagcctGATTTAAATTCAGGTTACGAACATAATACTTAGTACACTTCTAATACACTTCAATAAAATATCTAATATATAGTATGACAATACagttcaaattaaataaagtcaGTTTACAGTGTAATTAATGTTGGCATGACTGGTTGCTTAATATCGTTTTTTTTGCACCATAGAAAAACGAGTTAAAATCAGTACAGGTTTTAAGTTCAACTGGAAGAGTATTCCAGTGCTTGATGGCCGTAAAACAAAATGCTGATCGTCCAAAAGCAGTGCGCCTCAGAGGGATGGTTAGATCTGCATTTGATGCAGATCTGGAGTTTCTGCAACTCTGCTCACGGCGAAACTGAAAAAAGCCCCTCAACGGTGGTGTTGTAGAATTGTGAATGATTCTGAATACCAATTGAACTCGGGAAAGTAGGACAAGACTATCAAAACTGAACAGTTTGTATTTGGACACTATATTGCAATGATGGTGTTTTAATGACTTTCTATCCATAACTTTTAAGGCTTGTTTATAAATAACCTCAAGTGGTCTCATAGCAGTCTTAGTTGCTTGGGACCAGCAGGTTATACAGTAGTGAACATGTGATAGTATCATGGCATGCAAAAAGGTTTTCGATGCTTCTATGGTTAATGACTTCCTAATATGTTTAAATTTGAAAATGTTATATTTCAGCTTTCTAGTCATGCTTCTATGATAAAAAATAAAGCATATCAATTGAATTATCACAATAAGCTCATGGAAAGTTAACAGTCTGAACAATGTTCACGTTTAAATATTGTGTAAATGGCGCAATACAAATGCAACAATTACTTTTGATAACATAATCATATTCGGTAACACAATTTAGGAAGTAGGCTATTGGATGAGGCGGATATTGCTATCCGTCAGGGGCTTCTTACCTGGACTGAAGGCAGAGAGCAGTTCCTCTCGAGCTGCAGGTAAGAATAACCAAAACCGAAAAAAGAGAGTTCCCCTCGGGTGTTTTAAGGGCTCTTGGGAGATGTTACAACCAATTTCGTAGCGTTTAAATGTTCACTTCATGGATCCACGTTTCTTTCCGGTAAGAATCATGGACAGTCCTCCATCTGCCCACTCCTTCTGAATTGTTATTGAACCATGTTATAATGAACTCACCGGCACAGTCAGCGACATTAGAGTAGTTGTAAGGTAGGTTATTATTGAATACACTCTGCTCAAACTATGACTGTTCGTCCAGCCTCTTTGGTGCTTGCAGCTTTGCATAATCTGTGAGATTAACATGCGgcctatttattttatttcaggcAGTTTACACCCAAACAAAGGGACCACTCATCTCTCAAGTGAGACATTTCCACCTGTATACAGCATGTTCGACATGGTCTGAGCTGTGACCTGTTTGACATGAACACACTTTGATTTCAATGATTAATAATGTATTATCATTCGTTTGGTAATTAGATCATTTATTTGATTGGTTTCCTTTGAATTCATCATCTATAGCAGCCTATACTTTCAGTTGTATAGAGGGAATATGCCCACATACAGTTGttcaataaaacaaaaatgttaatATAAATACAGTCAAACAATCAATGAAGAAAAATAGGCACAAGGGATGAAactgacaatataaaaacacaatgaAGTAACCTTTACAACCAAGCCTATAACATTGTTCCACATTAACAgctaaataaaaagaaaacttGATTTTAGTTTCGAAATACTAAATAAGCCACCAGTCTCATATCCAGAGGCAGTGAGTTCCACATGGGAATAACAACACAAGGTACTCTCCCTGGTTATTTTATGGGATGTCAGTTAGGCTACAGTATTACTTTAAACATAAATCATGCATATTGAGAAATCTCTACTTGACTGTACTTTCCCTTTTTAAGGATACACTTCAGCATCATCAGATGGGAGGCTGAGCCTACAGTTTTGCAGAGCCACCTGGTGGAAAATATGTTTACAGGACAGACTCCTGTGCTTCATCTCAATTCAGAGAGCACAACGAATCAGCTTCGGTTAGGGAACTTTTTTAGGCCATTCCACTTAATAACCAGATAAGAACGGACCGTGACCAATGACATTGAAATCAAATTAAGAAATAGCCCTGTAATGAAGCTCTGGGAGTCTGAGAGAATCATAATCTTTGGTATTGTGCCTAGAAACTGAATGATTCAGTATTGGTTGCTCTTGTATGTCATATTGTAATCACCAAAGGAAACCCACAGTCCTTTTTATATTTTTACA
Encoded proteins:
- the LOC117450637 gene encoding G-protein coupled receptor family C group 5 member C-like — its product is MEPTSPPKGCGSSISSIYYNLCDLTTVWGVVVEAVAAAGIVTSFILLVILMASIPFVTDKKRKGMVALQAGILVFTLGLFGLTFAFIVGQYSINCAARRFLFGVLFSGCLACLVMHGLWLALLKRSDRGPRGWMLCLGALGLWMVEVIINTEWLIITVWRSPPGPGGVMTPDVSCNIANQDFVSALVYVMVLVIAAVLIAVPSLTHKHKQWRRDGAFILVTGIFTLAIWVTWIVMYIHGNRVVGNPSWDDPTLAIAVVSNAWVFLFLYAIPEICLLTQEDPDQERPVDGDHVYPASSLVYDNILKEPETPHQNVYMENKAFTMDEPPAVPTKPVSPYGAYNGHLRSYLYQPTEIALIAKGLTKMDQGTMMPRARAPSLNRGGGRSLPCSADSLPS